One part of the Arabidopsis thaliana chromosome 1 sequence genome encodes these proteins:
- the XCP2 gene encoding xylem cysteine peptidase 2 (xylem cysteine peptidase 2 (XCP2); FUNCTIONS IN: cysteine-type peptidase activity, peptidase activity; INVOLVED IN: proteolysis, developmental programmed cell death; LOCATED IN: cell wall; EXPRESSED IN: 23 plant structures; EXPRESSED DURING: 13 growth stages; CONTAINS InterPro DOMAIN/s: Peptidase C1A, papain (InterPro:IPR013128), Proteinase inhibitor I29, cathepsin propeptide (InterPro:IPR013201), Peptidase C1A, papain C-terminal (InterPro:IPR000668), Peptidase, cysteine peptidase active site (InterPro:IPR000169); BEST Arabidopsis thaliana protein match is: xylem cysteine peptidase 1 (TAIR:AT4G35350.1); Has 7701 Blast hits to 7638 proteins in 709 species: Archae - 59; Bacteria - 219; Metazoa - 3282; Fungi - 4; Plants - 1889; Viruses - 133; Other Eukaryotes - 2115 (source: NCBI BLink).): MALSSPSRILCFALALSAASLSLSFASSHDYSIVGYSPEDLESHDKLIELFENWISNFEKAYETVEEKFLRFEVFKDNLKHIDETNKKGKSYWLGLNEFADLSHEEFKKMYLGLKTDIVRRDEERSYAEFAYRDVEAVPKSVDWRKKGAVAEVKNQGSCGSCWAFSTVAAVEGINKIVTGNLTTLSEQELIDCDTTYNNGCNGGLMDYAFEYIVKNGGLRKEEDYPYSMEEGTCEMQKDESETVTINGHQDVPTNDEKSLLKALAHQPLSVAIDASGREFQFYSGGVFDGRCGVDLDHGVAAVGYGSSKGSDYIIVKNSWGPKWGEKGYIRLKRNTGKPEGLCGINKMASFPTKTK; this comes from the exons ATGGCTCTTTCTTCACCTTCAagaatcctctgttttgctcTTGCCTTATCCGCTgcttctctctccctctctttcgCTTCTTCCCACGATTACTCCATCGTTGGATACTCCCCCGAGGATTTGGAATCTCATGACAAACTCATAGAACTCTTCGAAAACTGGATCTCAAATTTTGAGAAAGCTTATGAAACCGTTGAAGAGAAGTTTCTTAGGTTCGAAGTTTTCAAGGATAATCTAAAGCACATCGATGAGACTAACAAGAAAGGGAAAAGCTACTGGCTCGGGCTCAACGAGTTTGCGGATTTGAGCCATGAGGAGTTCAAGAAAATGTATTTAGGGCTCAAGACTGATATAGTGAGACGCGATGAAGAAAGATCTTACGCAGAGTTCGCTTACAGGGACGTCGAAGCTGTTCCTAAGTCTGTTGACTGGAGAAAGAAAGGAGCTGTGGCGGAAGTTAAGAACCAGGGCTCTTGTG GAAGTTGTTGGGCGTTTTCGACAGTAGCAGCTGTCGAAGGTATAAACAAGATTGTGACAGGAAACTTGACAACATTGTCAGAACAAGAACTCATAGACTGTGACACGACCTACAACAATGGCTGCAACGGTGGTCTCATGGACTATGCCTTTGAGTACATTGTTAAGAACGGAGGTCTACGCAAGGAAGAAGATTATCCTTACTCTATGGAAGAAGGAACTTGCGAGATGCAAAAG GATGAATCTGAAACAGTAACCATTAATGGACACCAAGACGTACCTACTAATGATGAGAAGAGTCTCTTGAAGGCATTGGCTCATCAGCCTCTCAGTGTCGCCATTGATGCATCTGGTAGAGAGTTCCAGTTCTATAGCGGC GGCGTGTTTGATGGGCGGTGCGGGGTTGATCTTGACCACGGTGTGGCTGCGGTTGGGTATGGATCAAGCAAGGGTTCAGATTACATCATTGTGAAGAATTCTTGGGGACCAAAATGGGGAGAAAAAGGTTACATCAGGCTGAAGAGGAACACTGGGAAACCAGAGGGTCTCTGTGGAATCAACAAGATGGCTTCTTTCCCCACCAAAACTAAGTGA
- the PHT1;8 gene encoding phosphate transporter 1;8 — MKMTKRLINRYKDPCSVSLIMNSKFRYNKPKGKKQKKKKKALDSESQIKKPTMPIKVLSSLDVARTQWYHFKAIIVAGMGLFTDAYDLFCIAPVMKMISHVYYNGDSINTAVLSTSYAIALLGTATGQLVFGYLGDRVGRRRVYGLCLIIMILSSFGCGFSVCTTRRSCVMVSLGFFRFFLGLGIGGDYPLSATIMSEFANKRTRGAFIAAVFSMQGLGILVSSAVTMAVCVAFKRSGGGLEVDAAAPTEADLAWRLILMIGALPAALTFYWRMLMPETARYTALVENNIVQAAKDMQRVMSRSHISDEATTDPPPPPPPPSYKLFSRCFFRLHGRDLFAASFNWFLVDIVFYTSNLLLSHIFSHYSKKPSTAENVYDAAFEVAELGAIIAACSTIPGYWFTVYFIDKIGRVKIQIMGFFFMAVIYLVAGIPYSWYWSKHEHNNKGFMVLYGLVFFFCNFGPNTTTFIIPAEHFPARFRSTCHGISGAAGKLGAIVGTVGFLWATKKMESDDKNQIYPEVNRMRIAFLILGGVCIAGILVTYFFTKETMGRSLEENEHDQDNNAESEDEPQIVDGQSSVSTLLQTR; from the exons atgaaaatgacaaagaGACTTATTAATCGTTATAAAGATCCTTGTTCTGTTTCACTCATCATGAATTCGAAATTTCGATATAACAaaccaaaaggaaagaagcaaaaaaaaaaaaaaaaagctctgGATTCGGAATCTCAGATAAAAAAACCAACGATGCCGATAAAGGTATTGTCGTCGCTTGATGTAGCTCGAACACAATGGTACCATTTCAAAGCGATCATAGTAGCGGGAATGGGTCTATTCACCGACGCATACGATCTTTTCTGCATAGCACCGGTCATGAAAATGATTAGTCATGTTTATTACAACGGTGACTCAATCAACACAGCCGTTCTTTCAACTTCTTACGCCATCGCTTTACTCGGCACAGCCACGGGTCAACTAGTCTTCGGTTACCTCGGTGACCGAGTCGGTCGTCGCCGAGTCTACGgactttgtttgattattatgATCCTTAGCTCCTTTGGTTGTGGCTTTTCCGTGTGCACCACTCGTCGGTCTTGTGTTATGGTTAGCCTCGGTTTTTTCCGGTTCTTTCTTGGTTTAGGTATCGGTGGTGATTACCCGCTCTCGGCTACCATTATGTCGGAGTTTGCTAATAAGAGGACACGTGGCGCGTTTATCGCTGCGGTGTTTTCGATGCAAGGGTTGGGGATTTTGGTTAGCTCTGCCGTGACCATGGCTGTTTGCGTGGCGTTTAAGAGAAGTGGCGGTGGTTTGGAGGTGGATGCGGCGGCTCCGACGGAAGCTGACTTGGCCTGGAGACTTATACTTATGATCGGTGCTCTTCCTGCTGCATTGACGTTCTATTGGCGAATGTTGATGCCTGAAACCGCAAG ATACACAGCACTTGTAGAAAACAATATCGTCCAAGCAGCAAAAGACATGCAAAGAGTCATGTCAAGATCTCATATCTCCGACGAAGCCACGACGGatccacctcctcctccgccgccaccTTCCTACAAACTCTTCTCCCGCTGCTTCTTCCGCCTCCATGGTCGCGACCTCTTCGCAGCCTCCTTTAATTGGTTCCTAGTAGACATTGTCTTCTACACAAGCAACCTCCTCCTGTCCCATATCTTCAGTCATTACTCCAAGAAACCTTCCACTGCAGAAAACGTCTACGACGCAGCCTTTGAAGTGGCGGAATTAGGAGCCATCATCGCTGCTTGCTCCACCATTCCCGGTTATTGGTTCACAGTTTACTTCATCGACAAGATAGGTCGTGTCAAAATCCAGATTATGGGGTTTTTCTTCATGGCCGTTATTTATTTAGTCGCTGGTATTCCGTACAGTTGGTATTGGTCAAAGCACGAGCATAATAATAAAGGCTTCATGGTTCTCTAcggtttggttttcttcttttgcaatTTTGGTCCCAACACTACAACTTTTATTATTCCCGCAGAGCATTTCCCGGCTAGGTTTAGGTCTACTTGTCACGGGATCTCTGGTGCCGCGGGTAAGCTTGGGGCTATTGTGGGCACTGTTGGGTTCTTGTGGGCTACCAAGAAGATGGAAAGCGATGATAAAAACCAGATTTATCCCGAAGTAAACCGTATGAGAATTGCTTTCTTGATTCTTGGTGGCGTTTGCATTGCTGGAATCTTGGTGACGTATTTCTTCACCAAGGAAACTATGGGAAGATCGTTAGAGGAGAACGAGCATGACCAAGATAACAATGCTGAGTCTGAAGATGAGCCACAGATTGTTGACGGGCAATCCTCCGTGAGCACTTTGCTTCAGACACGATGA
- the PHT1;8 gene encoding phosphate transporter 1;8 (phosphate transporter 1;8 (PHT1;8); FUNCTIONS IN: phosphate transmembrane transporter activity, carbohydrate transmembrane transporter activity, sugar:hydrogen symporter activity; INVOLVED IN: transport, transmembrane transport; LOCATED IN: integral to membrane, membrane; CONTAINS InterPro DOMAIN/s: Sugar transporter, conserved site (InterPro:IPR005829), Major facilitator superfamily (InterPro:IPR020846), General substrate transporter (InterPro:IPR005828), Major facilitator superfamily, general substrate transporter (InterPro:IPR016196); BEST Arabidopsis thaliana protein match is: phosphate transporter 1;9 (TAIR:AT1G76430.1); Has 29417 Blast hits to 29300 proteins in 2177 species: Archae - 688; Bacteria - 21243; Metazoa - 1648; Fungi - 3510; Plants - 1450; Viruses - 0; Other Eukaryotes - 878 (source: NCBI BLink).): protein MPIKVLSSLDVARTQWYHFKAIIVAGMGLFTDAYDLFCIAPVMKMISHVYYNGDSINTAVLSTSYAIALLGTATGQLVFGYLGDRVGRRRVYGLCLIIMILSSFGCGFSVCTTRRSCVMVSLGFFRFFLGLGIGGDYPLSATIMSEFANKRTRGAFIAAVFSMQGLGILVSSAVTMAVCVAFKRSGGGLEVDAAAPTEADLAWRLILMIGALPAALTFYWRMLMPETARYTALVENNIVQAAKDMQRVMSRSHISDEATTDPPPPPPPPSYKLFSRCFFRLHGRDLFAASFNWFLVDIVFYTSNLLLSHIFSHYSKKPSTAENVYDAAFEVAELGAIIAACSTIPGYWFTVYFIDKIGRVKIQIMGFFFMAVIYLVAGIPYSWYWSKHEHNNKGFMVLYGLVFFFCNFGPNTTTFIIPAEHFPARFRSTCHGISGAAGKLGAIVGTVGFLWATKKMESDDKNQIYPEVNRMRIAFLILGGVCIAGILVTYFFTKETMGRSLEENEHDQDNNAESEDEPQIVDGQSSVSTLLQTR, encoded by the exons ATGCCGATAAAGGTATTGTCGTCGCTTGATGTAGCTCGAACACAATGGTACCATTTCAAAGCGATCATAGTAGCGGGAATGGGTCTATTCACCGACGCATACGATCTTTTCTGCATAGCACCGGTCATGAAAATGATTAGTCATGTTTATTACAACGGTGACTCAATCAACACAGCCGTTCTTTCAACTTCTTACGCCATCGCTTTACTCGGCACAGCCACGGGTCAACTAGTCTTCGGTTACCTCGGTGACCGAGTCGGTCGTCGCCGAGTCTACGgactttgtttgattattatgATCCTTAGCTCCTTTGGTTGTGGCTTTTCCGTGTGCACCACTCGTCGGTCTTGTGTTATGGTTAGCCTCGGTTTTTTCCGGTTCTTTCTTGGTTTAGGTATCGGTGGTGATTACCCGCTCTCGGCTACCATTATGTCGGAGTTTGCTAATAAGAGGACACGTGGCGCGTTTATCGCTGCGGTGTTTTCGATGCAAGGGTTGGGGATTTTGGTTAGCTCTGCCGTGACCATGGCTGTTTGCGTGGCGTTTAAGAGAAGTGGCGGTGGTTTGGAGGTGGATGCGGCGGCTCCGACGGAAGCTGACTTGGCCTGGAGACTTATACTTATGATCGGTGCTCTTCCTGCTGCATTGACGTTCTATTGGCGAATGTTGATGCCTGAAACCGCAAG ATACACAGCACTTGTAGAAAACAATATCGTCCAAGCAGCAAAAGACATGCAAAGAGTCATGTCAAGATCTCATATCTCCGACGAAGCCACGACGGatccacctcctcctccgccgccaccTTCCTACAAACTCTTCTCCCGCTGCTTCTTCCGCCTCCATGGTCGCGACCTCTTCGCAGCCTCCTTTAATTGGTTCCTAGTAGACATTGTCTTCTACACAAGCAACCTCCTCCTGTCCCATATCTTCAGTCATTACTCCAAGAAACCTTCCACTGCAGAAAACGTCTACGACGCAGCCTTTGAAGTGGCGGAATTAGGAGCCATCATCGCTGCTTGCTCCACCATTCCCGGTTATTGGTTCACAGTTTACTTCATCGACAAGATAGGTCGTGTCAAAATCCAGATTATGGGGTTTTTCTTCATGGCCGTTATTTATTTAGTCGCTGGTATTCCGTACAGTTGGTATTGGTCAAAGCACGAGCATAATAATAAAGGCTTCATGGTTCTCTAcggtttggttttcttcttttgcaatTTTGGTCCCAACACTACAACTTTTATTATTCCCGCAGAGCATTTCCCGGCTAGGTTTAGGTCTACTTGTCACGGGATCTCTGGTGCCGCGGGTAAGCTTGGGGCTATTGTGGGCACTGTTGGGTTCTTGTGGGCTACCAAGAAGATGGAAAGCGATGATAAAAACCAGATTTATCCCGAAGTAAACCGTATGAGAATTGCTTTCTTGATTCTTGGTGGCGTTTGCATTGCTGGAATCTTGGTGACGTATTTCTTCACCAAGGAAACTATGGGAAGATCGTTAGAGGAGAACGAGCATGACCAAGATAACAATGCTGAGTCTGAAGATGAGCCACAGATTGTTGACGGGCAATCCTCCGTGAGCACTTTGCTTCAGACACGATGA
- a CDS encoding HSP20-like chaperones superfamily protein (HSP20-like chaperones superfamily protein; CONTAINS InterPro DOMAIN/s: HSP20-like chaperone (InterPro:IPR008978); BEST Arabidopsis thaliana protein match is: HSP20-like chaperones superfamily protein (TAIR:AT1G54850.1); Has 109 Blast hits to 81 proteins in 18 species: Archae - 0; Bacteria - 0; Metazoa - 1; Fungi - 0; Plants - 99; Viruses - 0; Other Eukaryotes - 9 (source: NCBI BLink).), with the protein MSLYSDGLSSDQYFLVNFIMSNYLGPDVYSDNPRCSSSQRLARGLPPYTLMHIGSSSLTVSQLQNLYYNVLRNAKSSLLLHPDMIYMYLKGYLPLEPSGKFPQFTHFFPTNLHPQKRYSPSHEIVKGIVVIDDPAVGFINKEELQRFRCLSRLDDLKIDRVTSLSPRVNLDESRETEQDCSRNGDATANGVVTNEDYNSSGELQETCKRKEGEDAVASCVISEPERLSGDIPESQGMKQDCSRNGESAFSGIVSDQDYYSFVKLPETCKRKNKEEEAVTGHAVSGTSKTPERFRETYKRRRFKNSSKKATNKNGETLMEREKTDKPIPFSSEMKESDAEPSVVTTGTASKETLGSSVGVVDIGVNKVAYFFQVALPGVRKDYGEFSCEIESDGKVILEGSTTRGEKNIKRHSRVFEMNIRKLCPPGPFKLCFNLPGPVDPRLFSPNFRSDGIFEGVIIRHKNS; encoded by the exons ATGAGTCTGTATAGCGACGGATTATCGAGTGATCAGTATTTCTTGGTTAATTTCATCATGAGCAACTACTTGGGTCCTGATGTCTATTCTGATAACCCAAGATGTTCATCTTCTCAAAGATTAGCTAGAGGTTTGCCACCTTACACTTTGATGCACATTGGATCTTCCTCTCTAACTGTTTCCCAGCTACAGAACTTGTACTATAATGTACTCAGAAACGCCAAGTCCAGCCTCCTTCTTCATCCAGACATGATTTATATGTATCTCAAGGGATATCTACCATTGGAACCAAGTGGAAAGTTTCCTCAGTTCACGCATTTTTTCCCGACGAATCTTCACCCGCAGAAAAGGTATTCCCCGAGCCACGAGATTGTGAAAGGAATTGTTGTTATTGATGATCCTGCAGTAGGGTTCATAAACAAGGAAGAACTCCAAAGGTTCAGATGCTTGTCGCGTTTGGACGACCTGAAAATCGATAGAGTCACGTCTTTATCTCCTCGGGTTAATCTGGATGAAAGCCGGGAAACTGAGCAGGACTGTTCAAGAAATGGTGATGCGACAGCTAATGGAGTTGTCACTAACGAGGACTACAATTCATCTGGTGAGCTTCAAGAAACGTGCAAGAGAAAGGAAGGGGAAGACGCGGTTGCTAGTTGCGTAATCAGTGAACCAGAAAGACTTTCGGGAGACATACCAGAAAGCCAGGGAATGAAGCAGGACTGTTCAAGAAACGGAGAATCTGCATTCAGTGGAATTGTCTCTGACCAAGACTACTATTCATTTGTAAAGCTTCCAGAAACATGCAAGCGAAagaacaaggaagaagaagcagttACTGGTCATGCTGTTAGTGGAACGAGTAAAACCCCTGAAAGATTTCGTGAGACATACAAGAGAAGACGGTTCAAGAACTCATCAAAAAAGGCAACAAACAAGAATGGTGAAACTCTTatggaaagagaaaaaacagatAAGCCTATACCTTTTTCTTCGGAGATGAAGGAAAGCGATGCAGAACCGTCGGTTGTAACTACTGGAACAGCCAGTAAAGAAACTCTAGGATCATCTGTTGGTGTTGTTGACATTGGTGTCAACAAGGTTGCTTACTTTTTTCAGGTTGCTTTGCCCGGTGTCCGCAAAGATTACG GTGAATTCAGCTGTGAGATTGAATCAGATGGAAAGGTTATACTGGAGGGATCAACTACAAGAGGcgaaaaaaatatcaagagaCATTCTCGGGTGTTCGAGATGAATATCCGGAAGCTGTGTCCGCCTGGACCATTCAAGCTGTGCTTTAACCTCCCGGGACCAGTTGATCCGCGGCTATTCTCTCCTAACTTCCGATCAGATGGTATCTTCGAGGGAGTCATCATCCGACACAAAAACTCTTAA
- a CDS encoding uncharacterized protein (unknown protein; Has 30201 Blast hits to 17322 proteins in 780 species: Archae - 12; Bacteria - 1396; Metazoa - 17338; Fungi - 3422; Plants - 5037; Viruses - 0; Other Eukaryotes - 2996 (source: NCBI BLink).), which produces MMEVKRREISLRERNVWCKEKNAKEDGGPLLATRGYHVGPANNRIWRYHLSPGSPRAVLLKHFWAF; this is translated from the coding sequence ATGATGGaggtgaagagaagagagatttcTCTGCGAGAAAGAAATGTTTGGTGTAAGgagaaaaatgcaaaagagGATGGGGGTCCTTTGCTTGCTACACGTGGCTACCACGTGGGTCCCGCAAATAACCGCATTTGGAGGTATCACTTGTCACCTGGCTCACCACGTGCCGTCTTGTTGAAGCACTTTTGGGCCTTTTAA
- a CDS encoding RNA-binding (RRM/RBD/RNP motifs) family protein (RNA-binding (RRM/RBD/RNP motifs) family protein; FUNCTIONS IN: RNA binding, nucleotide binding, nucleic acid binding; INVOLVED IN: biological_process unknown; LOCATED IN: cellular_component unknown; EXPRESSED IN: 24 plant structures; EXPRESSED DURING: 15 growth stages; CONTAINS InterPro DOMAIN/s: RNA recognition motif, RNP-1 (InterPro:IPR000504), Nucleotide-binding, alpha-beta plait (InterPro:IPR012677); BEST Arabidopsis thaliana protein match is: RNA-binding (RRM/RBD/RNP motifs) family protein (TAIR:AT1G76460.1); Has 7701 Blast hits to 7638 proteins in 709 species: Archae - 59; Bacteria - 219; Metazoa - 3282; Fungi - 4; Plants - 1889; Viruses - 133; Other Eukaryotes - 2115 (source: NCBI BLink).), which produces MAYHSIPSSGFHYLNSPFGDTTFTKVFVGGLAWETQSETLRRHFDQYGDILEAVVITDKNTGRSKGYGFVTFRDPEAARRACVDPTPIIDGRRANCNLASLGRSRPPMQYAVIPHAPGRVRPPSPYVGSVQSPRGLHFGSHPYHQPPTYNYQQGVVYPYGVTPYGPDYMYSQSQGFYGPYMGQQYLQVYGVPGAVNSPGYQYGQLSHTIPGAHGYTAGQGYSHPGSHVLQLGATSPMSAIQSPYPSPSAPTHQRVIVQTPPQYIQSSGSDQTTG; this is translated from the exons ATGGCGTATCATTCGATTCCGAGCTCTGGGTTTCATTACTTGAATTCTCCTTTTGGTGACACAACCTTTACTAAAGTCTTTGTTGGTGGCCTTGCCTGGGAGACTCAAAGCGAGACTCTTCGTCGGCATTTCGATCAATATGGTGATATCCTTGAGGCTGTCGTTATTACTGATAAGAACACTGGTCGATCCAAAGGTTATGGCTTT GTGACTTTCCGAGATCCAGAGGCTGCTAGGAGAGCCTGTGTCGATCCAACACCTATTATAGATGGCAGACGAGCGAATTGTAATCTCGCTTCTCTTGGGAGATCTAGGCCTCCAATGCAATATGCAGTGATACCCCATGCTCCTG GACGGGTAAGACCTCCTTCCCCATATGTTGGAAGTGTGCAGAGTCCTCGCGGTTTGCATTTTGGAAGCCATCCGTATCACCAACCCCCTACTTATAACTACCAACAAGGAGTGGTGTACCCTTATGG GGTTACACCATATGGACCTGACTACATGTACTCACAGTCTCAG GGTTTCTATGGTCCTTACATGGGTCAACAGTACCTTCAGGTTTATGGAGTACCTGGGGCAGTTAACTCACCGGGTTATCAATATGGGCAACTGAGCCATACTATTCCTGGTGCTCACGGTTATACAGCGGGTCAAGGTTATTCACATCCAGGAAGTCATGTTCTACAGCTTGGTGCCACTTCACCTATGTCTGCTATTCAATCTCCATACCCTTCTCCTTCAGCTCCAACGCACCAACGTGTCATCGTCCAGACTCCTCCTCAGTATATACAGAGTAGCGGTTCTGATCAGACAACAGGGTGA
- a CDS encoding caveolin-1 protein (unknown protein; FUNCTIONS IN: molecular_function unknown; INVOLVED IN: biological_process unknown; LOCATED IN: endomembrane system; EXPRESSED IN: 24 plant structures; EXPRESSED DURING: 14 growth stages; BEST Arabidopsis thaliana protein match is: unknown protein (TAIR:AT1G76480.2); Has 33 Blast hits to 33 proteins in 11 species: Archae - 0; Bacteria - 0; Metazoa - 2; Fungi - 0; Plants - 31; Viruses - 0; Other Eukaryotes - 0 (source: NCBI BLink).), with amino-acid sequence MIDLRYKECYLLICLIVFINFVTCYSDERLFGGKTLYAGKELWKETLPLKSGSRVYKLQGLKSNSWYEVKISYPASIPALFSLQLLKNGVMGLKVNHMRRLLNTEKLIFKTESIEEVDNKEGLYVLVTVEPEGIVAIPNVKERPSIIYNIVCEEQLLGIPHSSWSVVVLVVLCLVVALILPRFLPSYLLIKDVDRDR; translated from the exons ATGATCGATTTACGCTATAAAGAATGCTACTTGCTCATCTGTCTTATCGTCTTCATAAATTTTGTGACTTGTTATAGCGATGAGAGACT GTTTGGTGGAAAAACTTTATATGCTGGGAAGGAACTTTGGAAAGAGACACTGCCATTGAAATCTGGATCTCGagtttacaaattacaagGGCTTAAGTCGAACTCTTGGTATGAAGTCAAGATATCATACCCAGCTTCT ATACCGGCTCTATTTTCGCTGCAATTACTGAAGAACGGTGTAATGGGTTTGAAGGTTAACCATATGAGGAGATTACTAAACACTGAGAAGTTGATCTTCAAAACAGAAAGTATTGAAGAAGTTGATAACAAG GAGGGATTGTATGTTTTGGTGACGGTGGAACCTGAAGGAATCGTGGCTATACCAAATGTTAAAGAAAGACCGTCCATCATTTACAACATAG TTTGTGAAGAACAGCTCTTAGGCATCCCTCACTCAAGCTGGTCAGTGGTGGTTTTAGTAGTTTTGTGTCTCGTTGTCGCGTTGATTCTTCCCCGGTTCCTCCCATCTTATCTTCTGATCAAAGATGTAGATCGTGATCGTTAA
- a CDS encoding caveolin-1 protein, with translation MIDLRYKECYLLICLIVFINFVTCYSDERLFGGKTLYAGKELWKETLPLKSGSRVYKLQGLKSNSWYEVKISYPASIPALFSLQLLKNGVMGLKVNHMRRLLNTEKLIFKTESIEEVDNKEGLYVLVTVEPEGIVAIPNVKERPSIIYNIGKLFFLLTISSIFFFSQHKNLY, from the exons ATGATCGATTTACGCTATAAAGAATGCTACTTGCTCATCTGTCTTATCGTCTTCATAAATTTTGTGACTTGTTATAGCGATGAGAGACT GTTTGGTGGAAAAACTTTATATGCTGGGAAGGAACTTTGGAAAGAGACACTGCCATTGAAATCTGGATCTCGagtttacaaattacaagGGCTTAAGTCGAACTCTTGGTATGAAGTCAAGATATCATACCCAGCTTCT ATACCGGCTCTATTTTCGCTGCAATTACTGAAGAACGGTGTAATGGGTTTGAAGGTTAACCATATGAGGAGATTACTAAACACTGAGAAGTTGATCTTCAAAACAGAAAGTATTGAAGAAGTTGATAACAAG GAGGGATTGTATGTTTTGGTGACGGTGGAACCTGAAGGAATCGTGGCTATACCAAATGTTAAAGAAAGACCGTCCATCATTTACAACATAGGCAagcttttttttctacttactatctcatcaatcttcttcttttcacaACATAAGAACTTGTATTAA